The window CAATTTCTAGATCTTGCAGAACAGCAATTGCTCTTCTTGCCGTTTCAGATGATACATTATACTGACTTGCTAGAGAGGATCTTGCATAAATTTTTTCCCCAACCAAGAATTTTTTCTCAACAATTCTGGATGCTATATCAGCAGCTATCTTTTGATACCTTGGCTGCTTTACTTGGACTTTCTTATTTTCCATTACTGTTACTACCTTTCAACGGGTAATTTATTATAAAATTTCTTCTTCTCTTCAATATGATTATATTAAAGCATGTCTCAATCTCACGCTATGATTATTTTTTTGCAAAAAAGTTTTTTACAATGTTGACATTCTCGTTACGTCAACCTTTAAGATGAATTTATCGGGAGGGATAATGATGGAATACACGATTAGCAAATTAGCAAAAATAGCGGGTATAAGCAGCAGAACATTACGCTATTACGATGAAATCAACTTATTAAAACCATCTAGAATCAATAGCTCTGGCTATCGAATCTATGGCCAAAATGAAATCGATCGATTACAGCAAATTTTATTCTTTCGAGAGTTGGAAGTAGACCTAGAGACAATTATTCAAATAATGAATGAGCCTGATTTCGATCAAATGACCGCGCTGTTGCACCATCATAATAAGCTTGTCCAAAAACGTGCCCGCCTAGATAAATTAATCGAGACAATTGACAAAACAATTGCTCATCAGAAAGGAGAAAGTGTAATGAGTAATGAAGAAAAATTTGAGGCTTTTAAAGAAAACTTAATTACCGAAAACGAACAGAAATACGGAGAAGAAATTCGAGCAAAATATGGTAATAAAACCGTTGATGAGTCCAACGCCAAGCTTCGAGGGATGTCAAAGGAAGATTATGAAGCAATGGAACTGCTGGGAAATGAAATTTTCGAACTGCTTCCAAAAGCTCTGG is drawn from Lysinibacillus sp. SGAir0095 and contains these coding sequences:
- a CDS encoding MerR family transcriptional regulator translates to MEYTISKLAKIAGISSRTLRYYDEINLLKPSRINSSGYRIYGQNEIDRLQQILFFRELEVDLETIIQIMNEPDFDQMTALLHHHNKLVQKRARLDKLIETIDKTIAHQKGESVMSNEEKFEAFKENLITENEQKYGEEIRAKYGNKTVDESNAKLRGMSKEDYEAMELLGNEIFELLPKALATGDPSSDLAQLLAAKHKEWLTYSWSSYTKEAHKGLAEMYVADERFKANYDKTVEGGTEFLRDAILVYVDKQ